The following are encoded together in the Robertmurraya sp. FSL R5-0851 genome:
- a CDS encoding DUF72 domain-containing protein, which translates to MIYIGVTGWGDQDRLYGPHTSPRNKLKEYAGFFPTVEVDSSFYAIQPIKNAQRWVEDTPPSFQFIVKAYQGMTGHSRGDIPFETREHMFQAFRDSLTPYIESNKLAMVLFQFPPWFDCKREHVEYLRWCKKQMGDIPCALEFRHQSWFRSSFYDRTIQFMNKEEWIHSICDEPQSGEGSVPIVLESLGKKSVLIRFHGRNVHGWQKRTENWREVRYLYRYNQKELRQWVEHIKKLEKETEHLYIVFNNNSGGDAADNALDLIDLLGIEYENLAPRQLDLF; encoded by the coding sequence TTGATCTATATTGGAGTGACTGGTTGGGGCGACCAGGATCGATTATACGGTCCACATACCTCACCTAGAAATAAGTTAAAAGAGTATGCCGGCTTTTTTCCAACTGTCGAAGTCGATTCCTCCTTTTATGCGATACAGCCTATAAAAAATGCGCAAAGATGGGTCGAGGACACCCCACCTTCCTTTCAATTTATTGTAAAAGCATATCAAGGGATGACGGGGCATTCGAGAGGAGACATCCCTTTTGAAACCAGAGAGCATATGTTTCAAGCGTTTAGGGATTCTCTTACACCTTATATAGAGAGCAACAAATTAGCTATGGTCTTGTTTCAGTTTCCGCCCTGGTTTGATTGTAAAAGGGAACATGTGGAATACTTGCGTTGGTGCAAGAAACAGATGGGTGATATCCCGTGCGCTCTCGAATTTCGTCATCAATCGTGGTTCCGTTCTTCCTTTTATGATCGTACGATTCAATTTATGAACAAAGAAGAATGGATACATAGCATTTGCGATGAACCGCAATCAGGAGAGGGCTCTGTCCCTATTGTACTTGAATCATTGGGAAAAAAGAGTGTGTTGATTCGTTTTCATGGAAGAAACGTACATGGATGGCAAAAACGTACAGAAAATTGGCGGGAAGTCAGATACTTGTATCGATATAATCAGAAGGAATTGCGACAATGGGTAGAGCATATAAAAAAGCTAGAAAAAGAAACGGAACATCTATATATTGTATTTAATAATAATTCTGGTGGAGATGCCGCAGATAACGCACTTGATTTGATTGATCTTCTTGGAATCGAGTATGAAAACTTAGCTCCTCGCCAGCTTGATTTGTTTTAG
- the sufB gene encoding Fe-S cluster assembly protein SufB: MAKKAPEIGDYKYGFADKDVSIFRSKRGLTREIVEEISKMKQEPQWMLDFRLKSLEHFYNMPMPQWGGDLAALNFDEITYYVKPSEKTERSWDEVPEEIKQTFDKLGIPEAEQKYLAGVSAQYESEVVYHNMQEDLENLGIVFKDTDSALRENEDIFREHWAKVIPPTDNKFAALNSAVWSGGSFIYVPKGIKVETPLQAYFRINSENMGQFERTLIIVDEGAHVHYVEGCTAPVYTTNSLHSAVVEIIIKKDAYCRYTTIQNWANNVFNLVTKRAVCEANATMEWIDGNIGSKLTMKYPAVILKGEGARGMTLSIALAGKGQHQDAGAKMIHLAPNTSSTIVSKSISKQGGKVTYRGIVHFGRKADGARANIECDTLIMDNQSTSDTIPYNEILNDNISLEHEAKVSKVSEEQLFYLMSRGISEEEATEMIVMGFIEPFTKELPMEYAVEMNRLIKFEMEGSIG, from the coding sequence ATGGCTAAAAAAGCGCCTGAAATCGGTGATTACAAATATGGCTTTGCCGATAAAGATGTGTCTATCTTCCGCTCGAAGCGTGGATTAACACGTGAAATCGTGGAAGAAATCTCAAAAATGAAGCAAGAGCCACAATGGATGCTTGATTTCCGTTTGAAATCACTAGAGCATTTTTACAATATGCCAATGCCACAATGGGGTGGAGATTTAGCGGCATTAAACTTTGATGAAATTACGTACTACGTAAAACCATCTGAAAAGACAGAACGTTCTTGGGATGAAGTTCCTGAAGAAATTAAACAAACATTTGATAAGCTAGGTATTCCAGAAGCTGAACAAAAGTACTTAGCAGGTGTATCTGCTCAGTACGAGTCAGAGGTTGTATACCACAACATGCAGGAAGATCTAGAAAATCTAGGAATTGTGTTTAAGGACACAGATTCTGCTCTACGTGAAAATGAAGACATCTTCCGTGAGCACTGGGCAAAAGTGATTCCTCCAACGGATAACAAATTTGCTGCATTAAACTCGGCTGTATGGTCAGGTGGATCATTCATCTATGTACCAAAAGGTATAAAGGTAGAAACTCCACTTCAAGCCTATTTCCGTATCAACTCTGAAAACATGGGGCAGTTCGAGCGTACGCTGATCATTGTTGATGAAGGCGCACACGTACACTATGTAGAAGGTTGTACAGCACCTGTTTATACAACAAACTCCCTTCATAGTGCGGTTGTTGAAATTATTATCAAGAAAGACGCTTACTGCCGTTATACAACAATTCAGAACTGGGCAAATAACGTGTTTAATCTAGTTACAAAGCGTGCGGTTTGTGAAGCAAACGCAACAATGGAATGGATTGACGGAAACATCGGTTCTAAGTTGACGATGAAATACCCAGCAGTAATCCTGAAGGGTGAAGGTGCTCGTGGAATGACATTATCTATTGCACTTGCTGGTAAAGGTCAACACCAAGACGCTGGAGCGAAGATGATTCACTTAGCTCCTAACACGTCTTCTACCATCGTTTCGAAGTCGATTTCGAAGCAAGGTGGAAAAGTAACGTACCGTGGAATCGTTCATTTTGGACGTAAAGCGGACGGAGCACGTGCGAATATTGAGTGTGACACACTAATCATGGATAACCAGTCTACTTCAGATACGATTCCTTACAACGAAATCTTAAACGACAACATCTCTTTAGAGCATGAAGCGAAGGTTTCAAAGGTTTCTGAGGAGCAATTGTTCTATCTAATGAGCCGTGGTATTTCAGAAGAAGAAGCAACAGAAATGATCGTAATGGGCTTTATTGAACCATTTACGAAAGAACTTCCGATGGAATACGCAGTTGAAATGAACCGTCTAATCAAGTTCGAAATGGAAGGTTCAATCGGTTAA
- the sufU gene encoding Fe-S cluster assembly sulfur transfer protein SufU, translating to MSSNHLDTLYRQVIMDHYKNPRNKGILENDSLTINMNNPTCGDRIQLTLKLEEGVVRDAKFEGEGCSISMSSASMMTQAIKGKKLDEALQLSEVFSQMMQGKEYDDSLDLGDIEALQGVSKFPARIKCATLAWKAMEKGIKEEQQ from the coding sequence ATGTCTTCTAATCATTTAGATACCCTCTATAGACAGGTAATTATGGATCATTACAAAAACCCTCGTAATAAAGGGATTTTAGAAAACGATAGCCTAACCATCAACATGAATAATCCTACATGTGGAGACCGGATTCAGCTTACACTTAAGCTCGAGGAAGGTGTCGTAAGGGACGCGAAATTTGAAGGAGAAGGCTGCTCCATCTCTATGTCATCTGCTTCCATGATGACGCAAGCCATCAAAGGAAAAAAACTTGACGAAGCATTACAGTTATCGGAAGTGTTTTCCCAAATGATGCAAGGCAAGGAATACGATGATAGCCTAGACTTAGGTGATATAGAAGCGTTACAAGGCGTTTCCAAGTTTCCAGCGCGAATTAAGTGTGCGACACTAGCATGGAAAGCAATGGAAAAGGGCATTAAAGAAGAACAACAATAA
- a CDS encoding cysteine desulfurase yields MNIQDIRSHFPILHQEVNGKPLVYLDSAATSQKPVSVIETLEKYYKEYNSNVHRGVHTLGTKATDAYEGAREKVRRFINAKSTEEIIFTRGATTALNMVAHSYGLDNLREGDEIVITFMEHHANIIPWQQVAKKTGATLKYIPLQEDGTISLEDVRATVTSNTKIVSVMKVSNVLGVMNPIKEIAKIAHENGAIMVVDGAQAAPHMKIDVQDLDCDFLAFSGHKMCGPTGIGVLYGKKQHLEKMEPVETGGEMIDFVDLYESTWKELPWKFEAGTPIIAGAVGLGAAIDFLEQIGLENIEAHEHKLAAYAMDKLSQIEGMTIYGPKDPGLRAGVVTFNIEDVHPHDVATVLDAEGIAVRAGHHCAQPLMKWLKASATARASFYLYNTEEEIDKLVEGLIKTKEYFSDVF; encoded by the coding sequence ATGAATATCCAAGATATTCGCAGTCACTTTCCGATTCTTCATCAAGAAGTGAACGGCAAACCATTAGTGTATCTTGATAGCGCCGCAACTTCTCAAAAGCCCGTTTCGGTTATCGAAACGCTTGAAAAGTATTATAAAGAATACAATTCAAATGTGCACCGAGGTGTTCATACACTTGGTACAAAAGCAACCGATGCTTACGAAGGGGCACGTGAAAAGGTTAGAAGGTTTATTAATGCAAAATCTACCGAAGAAATTATCTTCACTCGTGGAGCGACTACCGCATTAAACATGGTCGCCCACAGCTATGGTTTAGATAATCTTCGTGAGGGTGATGAAATTGTGATCACCTTTATGGAGCATCATGCGAATATTATTCCTTGGCAGCAAGTAGCTAAGAAAACCGGTGCAACACTTAAATACATTCCCCTTCAAGAGGATGGAACCATTAGTCTAGAAGATGTAAGAGCAACCGTTACCTCTAATACAAAAATTGTGTCCGTGATGAAGGTTTCAAATGTTTTAGGTGTTATGAACCCGATTAAAGAAATTGCCAAGATCGCTCATGAAAATGGTGCAATTATGGTGGTGGATGGTGCTCAAGCTGCTCCCCATATGAAGATTGATGTACAAGATCTAGACTGTGACTTCCTTGCTTTTTCAGGCCATAAAATGTGTGGACCAACTGGAATTGGAGTTCTTTATGGAAAGAAGCAGCATCTAGAAAAAATGGAGCCAGTTGAGACAGGTGGAGAAATGATCGACTTTGTAGATTTATACGAATCTACATGGAAAGAGCTTCCTTGGAAGTTTGAAGCAGGTACTCCAATTATAGCGGGAGCTGTTGGACTTGGGGCTGCGATTGATTTCCTAGAGCAAATTGGTTTAGAAAATATAGAAGCACACGAGCATAAGTTAGCTGCTTATGCGATGGATAAGTTATCACAAATTGAAGGAATGACGATATACGGCCCGAAAGACCCAGGTCTTCGTGCTGGAGTTGTTACTTTCAATATTGAAGATGTTCATCCGCATGATGTGGCAACCGTGCTTGATGCAGAAGGGATAGCTGTTCGTGCTGGGCATCATTGTGCACAACCGCTTATGAAATGGCTAAAAGCTTCTGCAACGGCTCGTGCCAGCTTTTACCTGTATAACACCGAAGAAGAGATTGATAAGCTTGTGGAAGGGCTTATCAAAACAAAGGAGTATTTTAGCGATGTCTTCTAA
- the sufD gene encoding Fe-S cluster assembly protein SufD, with translation MTTETVLPFDKEYVTSFSKEMGEPAWLTELRVNALASAENLSLPRPDKTNITKWNFTQFDKHIVKSEDYASLADLPDEVKSLIGTEEGEKTLYIQRNNRPTILSVSEELKNQGVVFVDIFTAAREHGDLLQKYFMKDGVKVDEHKLTALHAAFMNGGVFLYVPKNVEVSTPVQAVFIHDDKEATVFNHVLVVAEDNSSVTYVENYISTVEEANSIFNIITEVVTGTNATVQYGAVDTLAKGVTTYVNRRGVTGRDARIEWALGLMNDGNTISDNVTNLVGDGSVGDMKMVTVGRGEQTQNFTTSVVHWGKHTDGQILKHGVTKDSATSIFNGIGKIEYGATKSNAEQESRVLMLSEKARGDANPILLIDEDDVTAGHAASVGRVDPLQLYYLMSRGIPKTEAERLVIHGFLAPVVNELPIEGVKKQLVEVIERKVR, from the coding sequence ATGACTACAGAAACCGTATTACCATTCGATAAGGAATATGTGACTTCTTTTTCAAAAGAGATGGGTGAACCAGCTTGGTTAACGGAACTTCGCGTAAATGCGTTAGCCTCAGCTGAAAACCTATCCCTTCCAAGACCAGATAAAACAAATATTACAAAATGGAACTTTACTCAATTCGATAAGCATATCGTTAAGAGTGAAGATTATGCTTCACTTGCTGACCTTCCTGACGAAGTAAAATCATTGATCGGTACAGAAGAAGGCGAGAAAACCTTATACATTCAACGCAATAACCGCCCCACAATTCTTTCTGTTTCAGAAGAATTGAAAAATCAAGGTGTGGTGTTTGTAGATATCTTTACAGCAGCTCGTGAGCATGGAGATCTTTTACAAAAGTACTTCATGAAAGACGGTGTAAAGGTTGATGAGCACAAGCTTACAGCTCTTCATGCGGCATTTATGAACGGTGGAGTATTCTTATATGTTCCTAAAAATGTTGAAGTTTCAACACCGGTTCAGGCTGTATTTATCCACGATGATAAAGAAGCGACGGTATTTAACCATGTTCTTGTAGTGGCTGAAGACAATAGCTCTGTCACATACGTTGAGAACTATATTTCAACTGTGGAAGAAGCTAATTCAATCTTCAATATCATTACAGAAGTAGTTACAGGGACAAACGCAACGGTTCAATACGGTGCAGTTGATACATTAGCAAAAGGTGTAACGACATACGTGAATCGTCGTGGAGTAACTGGACGTGATGCTCGTATTGAGTGGGCACTTGGTTTAATGAATGATGGCAACACTATTTCTGATAACGTAACAAACCTTGTTGGAGATGGCTCTGTTGGCGATATGAAAATGGTAACTGTTGGACGTGGCGAGCAAACACAAAACTTCACAACAAGTGTTGTTCACTGGGGTAAACACACGGATGGCCAAATCCTTAAGCATGGTGTAACGAAAGACAGTGCCACTTCTATCTTTAACGGAATTGGAAAAATCGAGTATGGTGCAACCAAGTCAAATGCGGAGCAAGAATCACGCGTATTGATGTTGAGTGAAAAAGCACGTGGAGATGCTAACCCAATTCTTCTTATTGATGAAGATGATGTAACGGCAGGACACGCAGCTTCAGTAGGACGTGTGGATCCACTTCAGCTTTACTACCTAATGAGCCGTGGAATTCCTAAAACAGAAGCAGAACGCCTTGTCATTCATGGCTTCTTAGCTCCTGTTGTTAATGAGCTTCCAATCGAAGGCGTGAAAAAGCAATTAGTGGAAGTTATCGAAAGGAAAGTAAGATAA
- the sufC gene encoding Fe-S cluster assembly ATPase SufC — translation MSGSTLSIKDLHVSIDEKEILKGVTLEIKGGEIHAIMGPNGTGKSTLSSAIMGHPKYEVTSGSISLDGEDVLEMEVDERARAGLFLAMQYPSEISGVTNADFLRSAINSRREEGDEVSLMKFIRQMDKNMEFLEMDPDMAQRYLNEGFSGGEKKRNEILQLMMIQPKIAILDEIDSGLDIDALKVVSRGINEMRSSEFGCLMITHYQRLLNYITPDFVHVMMQGRIVKSGGPELAQRLEAEGYDWIKKELGIEDETVGQEA, via the coding sequence ATGTCAGGATCAACTTTATCCATTAAGGATTTACATGTGTCAATCGATGAAAAGGAAATTCTAAAAGGGGTAACTCTTGAAATTAAAGGTGGAGAAATCCACGCAATCATGGGACCTAACGGAACAGGTAAATCTACTTTGTCTTCTGCCATTATGGGACATCCTAAATATGAAGTAACTTCGGGTTCAATCTCTCTTGATGGAGAAGATGTACTTGAAATGGAAGTAGATGAGCGCGCTCGTGCAGGTCTATTTTTAGCAATGCAGTACCCAAGCGAAATTAGCGGGGTAACAAATGCGGACTTCTTACGTTCAGCTATTAACAGCCGTCGTGAAGAAGGAGATGAAGTTTCTTTAATGAAATTCATCCGTCAGATGGACAAAAACATGGAGTTTTTAGAAATGGATCCAGATATGGCTCAACGTTACTTAAACGAAGGGTTCTCAGGTGGAGAAAAGAAGCGTAACGAAATTCTACAATTAATGATGATTCAGCCGAAGATTGCCATCCTTGACGAAATCGACTCTGGATTAGATATCGACGCGTTAAAGGTTGTTTCAAGAGGAATTAACGAAATGCGTAGCTCTGAGTTTGGTTGCTTAATGATCACTCACTACCAACGTTTATTAAACTACATTACACCTGATTTTGTTCACGTAATGATGCAGGGACGTATTGTAAAATCTGGTGGCCCTGAGCTTGCTCAACGTTTAGAAGCTGAAGGATATGATTGGATTAAAAAAGAGCTTGGCATTGAGGACGAAACTGTCGGGCAAGAAGCGTAA